One stretch of Niallia sp. XMNu-256 DNA includes these proteins:
- the motA gene encoding flagellar motor stator protein MotA, translating into MDIASVIGVVLGLIAVGVGMVLKGVDTTVLINPAAILIIILGTIASVTIAFPMSELKRVPKLFKILFTNPKMTNPAQLIVLFSDLAQLARKEGLLALEARIHDIKDPFLINGLTLAVDGQSADYIRDVLSEEIEAMEERHRAGAQIFTQAGTYAPTLGVLGAVIGLIAALGDMSDTVTLGQAISAAFVATLMGIFTGYVLWHPFANKLKQKSRIEAQYKYMMIEGILSILEGEAPRIIEQKLASYLPTSERKRILEGSVNNNE; encoded by the coding sequence ATGGATATAGCATCAGTAATTGGAGTTGTTTTAGGACTTATTGCGGTTGGAGTCGGAATGGTGTTAAAAGGAGTAGATACCACTGTTCTTATAAATCCAGCTGCGATATTAATTATCATTTTAGGAACAATTGCTTCTGTAACCATTGCATTTCCAATGTCTGAATTAAAAAGAGTACCTAAGCTGTTCAAAATTCTTTTTACTAACCCGAAAATGACAAATCCTGCCCAATTAATTGTATTATTTTCTGACTTAGCTCAATTAGCCCGTAAAGAGGGATTACTTGCCCTTGAAGCTCGTATTCATGATATTAAGGATCCTTTTTTAATAAATGGCTTAACATTAGCTGTTGATGGACAGAGTGCAGACTATATTCGTGATGTCCTATCTGAGGAAATTGAGGCTATGGAAGAACGACATCGAGCAGGTGCCCAAATATTTACTCAGGCTGGTACCTATGCTCCAACACTGGGAGTATTGGGGGCCGTGATCGGTTTAATCGCAGCACTTGGAGATATGAGCGATACGGTGACATTAGGTCAAGCAATTAGTGCTGCCTTTGTTGCAACGTTAATGGGAATCTTTACTGGTTATGTTCTTTGGCACCCCTTTGCAAACAAATTAAAGCAAAAGTCTCGGATCGAGGCACAATATAAATATATGATGATTGAAGGAATCTTATCGATTTTAGAAGGAGAAGCACCAAGAATAATTGAGCAAAAACTTGCTTCCTATCTTCCAACCAGTGAAAGGAAGAGAATTCTTGAAGGCAGTGTGAATAACAATGAGTAG
- a CDS encoding YtxH domain-containing protein, with product MSKSKFWKGVLLGALAGGALSLFDRETRKVVVGNCQKTTDKITYYARHPQEAVDQLKESTSKIRQTIEEVGEEVSFIAEKIDELKSMTPQVTDFVKETKETFIEKEV from the coding sequence ATGAGTAAATCAAAATTCTGGAAAGGGGTTTTACTTGGTGCTCTTGCAGGTGGAGCCCTCAGTTTATTTGATCGTGAAACGAGGAAGGTAGTTGTGGGAAATTGTCAGAAGACTACTGACAAAATTACCTATTATGCGAGGCATCCACAAGAAGCTGTTGACCAATTAAAAGAGTCGACAAGTAAAATCCGCCAAACGATAGAAGAGGTAGGAGAAGAGGTTTCGTTTATTGCTGAAAAGATAGACGAGTTGAAATCGATGACCCCTCAAGTTACTGATTTTGTTAAAGAAACAAAGGAGACATTTATCGAGAAAGAGGTTTAA
- a CDS encoding low molecular weight protein-tyrosine-phosphatase produces the protein MVSVLFVCLGNICRSPMAEAIFRDLVKKEGLEGKIKIDSAGTGDWHIGHPPHQGTRDILKKYQVSDEGILARQIVSEDLGQFDYIIGMDDQNITNIQKLGDIPSHVKVKRLMDFVEDSTQKEVPDPYYTGKFDEVYELVTAGCSRLLEEIKTELSHEGK, from the coding sequence GTGGTTTCTGTATTATTTGTATGTCTTGGAAATATTTGCCGTTCCCCGATGGCAGAGGCAATCTTTCGGGATCTTGTTAAAAAAGAAGGATTAGAAGGAAAAATTAAGATTGATTCGGCAGGAACAGGTGATTGGCATATTGGACACCCCCCACATCAAGGAACAAGAGATATATTAAAGAAATATCAAGTGTCAGATGAGGGAATTTTAGCGCGCCAAATTGTATCAGAAGACTTAGGCCAGTTTGATTACATAATTGGGATGGATGATCAAAATATTACAAACATCCAAAAACTGGGGGACATCCCTTCACATGTTAAAGTAAAACGTCTTATGGATTTTGTAGAGGACTCTACTCAAAAAGAGGTACCAGACCCTTATTATACAGGAAAATTCGATGAAGTATATGAGCTTGTGACAGCTGGTTGTTCACGACTTTTAGAAGAGATCAAAACAGAACTCAGTCATGAGGGGAAATAA
- a CDS encoding glycosyltransferase family 2 protein: MNETIKRIPNIQNTFMRPRIVVFIPAHNEEQSIRDCLAGLQDQSLPKELEMDVIVIADNCTDQTEERAFEAGKEFGLNLVVLKTVKNKQRKVGALNTAWKHIFGDPLDIYNRKLSTYQELYKQSIKGILGMDADSRLAPGSLKYLWEGLMSSRNIGGVMAKYTMRIPKKKSLISKNDPYYEEKLDSGEFGGPITRWWTHQQKQDMASWLLNLQYHGGSTYVLGGQATLFRPEALLDVVNVNKLDGPWQDDSDVEDMLLTWQLQRSKWKTLISPKARCFVDAMRSYHTFRQQRIKWQSGTVDLLTNRDIGVDTRHKSKIWRSQMKMTMDLVVRVLFLILIAIALVTDQFYWSWIWITPVILASVLNTILAIKTPMHRSIDVVMSATLISPEMYLWVNIITHCQVWLEKLSANKKDGWSNQYNAEAGKTKSKLGLGFLVAFLIVGIIVYLCLIFRDYLTSSPVQMALAPYLMNGWILLTVLTIISSLIMLYQIWTLRSNKYKA; this comes from the coding sequence ATGAATGAAACAATCAAAAGGATCCCTAATATTCAAAATACCTTTATGAGACCTAGAATTGTTGTCTTTATCCCAGCACATAATGAGGAACAATCCATTCGTGATTGTTTAGCAGGATTACAGGATCAATCTTTACCGAAAGAACTTGAAATGGATGTTATCGTCATTGCTGATAATTGCACCGATCAAACAGAAGAAAGAGCATTTGAAGCAGGGAAGGAGTTTGGATTAAATCTCGTTGTCCTTAAAACAGTGAAAAACAAGCAAAGAAAAGTAGGGGCCTTAAATACAGCGTGGAAACATATTTTTGGAGACCCTCTTGATATATACAACCGAAAACTCTCAACATACCAAGAACTTTATAAACAATCTATAAAAGGGATTCTCGGAATGGATGCAGATAGCAGGCTAGCGCCAGGGTCATTGAAGTACCTATGGGAAGGTTTGATGAGCTCTAGAAACATAGGTGGGGTGATGGCTAAATATACGATGCGGATACCGAAAAAGAAAAGTTTAATCTCAAAAAATGACCCCTATTACGAAGAAAAACTTGATAGCGGCGAATTTGGAGGACCGATTACGAGATGGTGGACACATCAACAAAAACAAGATATGGCAAGTTGGTTATTAAATCTCCAATATCATGGTGGAAGTACATATGTTCTTGGAGGTCAAGCAACTCTTTTCCGTCCAGAGGCCTTGCTGGATGTGGTTAATGTCAATAAATTGGATGGGCCATGGCAAGATGATAGTGACGTAGAGGATATGCTTTTGACTTGGCAACTCCAGCGGTCAAAGTGGAAAACATTGATCAGTCCTAAAGCAAGATGTTTTGTAGATGCGATGAGATCCTACCATACGTTCCGTCAACAACGAATTAAATGGCAGTCAGGTACTGTTGACTTATTAACGAACCGTGATATAGGTGTTGATACACGCCATAAAAGTAAAATATGGCGGTCTCAAATGAAAATGACAATGGATTTAGTGGTCCGAGTATTATTTTTAATATTAATTGCGATTGCTCTAGTTACAGATCAATTTTATTGGTCTTGGATTTGGATAACTCCTGTCATACTAGCCTCAGTTCTAAATACGATATTGGCTATAAAAACTCCTATGCACAGGTCAATTGATGTAGTGATGTCAGCTACATTAATTAGTCCTGAAATGTATCTATGGGTCAATATTATAACCCATTGTCAAGTCTGGTTAGAAAAACTCTCAGCAAATAAGAAAGATGGTTGGTCAAATCAGTATAATGCAGAGGCGGGAAAAACCAAAAGTAAGCTTGGCCTAGGTTTTCTAGTAGCTTTCCTCATAGTAGGCATTATTGTATACCTTTGTCTCATTTTCAGGGACTATTTGACAAGCTCTCCTGTGCAAATGGCCCTTGCCCCATATTTAATGAATGGGTGGATACTCTTAACGGTCTTAACGATTATTTCCTCTTTAATTATGCTCTACCAAATTTGGACTTTGCGCAGCAATAAATATAAGGCTTAA
- the yfkAB gene encoding radical SAM/CxCxxxxC motif protein YfkAB → MISDKAKLSPSYDPWEAYMDVQEHGKLTLSNIEFTTTYLCNMRCEHCAVGYTLQPKDPDALPLNTLITRLDEIPHLRTLSITGGEPVLSRKSVENYVVPLFRYAHERGVRTQLNSNLTLDLERYEPILPYLDVLHISHNWGTEEDFIEGGFARMAKKPSQEQRRKLFNKMIENSRSIADRGVMVSAETMLNKRTAPHLKHIHNQIVKEMKCTRHEIHPMYPSDFASSLETLSLEEIRACIHHLLDIRDEETWMLFGTLPFYSCIGNDEDLELIKKLRDAKNVTVRNDPDGRSRLNVNIFSGEVIVTDFSDTPALGNIVSDRLVDVYEKWMSSKLARSLNCHCPSVQCLGPNVLVKNRYYDDIDFQGKQSIL, encoded by the coding sequence ATGATTTCTGATAAAGCGAAACTGTCACCGAGTTACGACCCATGGGAAGCGTATATGGACGTACAGGAGCATGGAAAATTAACGTTATCTAATATTGAATTTACAACAACTTATTTATGTAATATGAGATGTGAGCATTGTGCGGTTGGCTATACACTGCAACCAAAAGATCCGGATGCTCTACCATTAAATACACTAATTACACGCTTAGATGAGATTCCACATTTACGAACATTAAGTATTACAGGTGGAGAACCGGTCTTATCTAGAAAATCGGTTGAAAATTATGTTGTGCCATTATTTAGGTATGCTCATGAGCGAGGTGTTCGGACACAACTAAATTCTAATTTAACATTAGATTTAGAACGGTATGAACCAATCCTTCCTTATTTAGATGTACTTCATATTTCACATAATTGGGGAACTGAGGAGGATTTTATTGAGGGTGGTTTTGCAAGAATGGCAAAAAAGCCTTCTCAGGAACAACGGAGAAAACTATTTAATAAAATGATTGAAAATAGTCGGTCCATAGCGGATAGAGGGGTGATGGTGTCTGCAGAAACGATGTTAAACAAACGAACAGCACCACATCTTAAACATATTCATAATCAAATTGTTAAAGAAATGAAATGCACGAGACATGAGATTCACCCAATGTACCCTTCAGACTTTGCTTCATCACTGGAAACGTTAAGTTTGGAGGAAATAAGGGCTTGTATTCATCACCTGCTTGATATTCGTGATGAGGAGACTTGGATGTTATTTGGGACCCTTCCCTTCTATTCTTGTATTGGAAACGATGAGGATTTAGAACTTATAAAAAAATTGAGGGATGCAAAAAACGTTACTGTTCGTAATGACCCTGATGGCCGCTCTCGTTTAAATGTAAATATTTTCTCAGGGGAGGTCATTGTGACTGATTTCAGTGATACACCGGCACTTGGGAATATTGTCAGCGATCGTCTAGTTGATGTATATGAGAAATGGATGAGTTCAAAGCTTGCGAGGTCCTTAAATTGCCATTGCCCAAGCGTCCAATGCCTAGGGCCGAATGTTTTGGTGAAAAATCGATACTATGATGATATTGATTTTCAGGGAAAACAATCCATTTTATAA
- a CDS encoding YfkD family protein has product MKIKVVYLLIGLMFMVSFLPLAQAEKKPEHEETVPKQTTITVPDSVMNIAKENTFPNTTNDMPRLEPSELTKELIDTSKTKIENPELIRMLNETTVNSTPFALGYKAIVYLGQWPLNYESVETAPNWEYQKVNTNYYDNRSGTGAYKIHYVQEAQKIVRGGLTAKVANADQVKDMMLMKAMQKSNLPLAFETIIGAGTKKDQVYNVNPKMLGYLHGYAPAINEKGKVTYGEVYLMLKGRKRSILVKNVTTQGISAWIPIQDHVTFKFSASEQPQ; this is encoded by the coding sequence ATGAAGATTAAGGTCGTGTATTTACTCATTGGGCTTATGTTTATGGTAAGCTTTCTACCTTTAGCCCAAGCTGAAAAGAAACCAGAACATGAGGAGACGGTCCCTAAACAAACGACGATTACGGTTCCGGATTCAGTAATGAATATCGCTAAGGAAAATACATTTCCTAATACAACTAATGATATGCCAAGATTGGAACCGAGTGAACTAACAAAAGAATTAATTGATACGTCTAAAACGAAAATTGAAAATCCCGAACTTATCCGTATGCTCAACGAAACAACTGTGAATAGTACTCCTTTTGCGCTTGGTTATAAAGCCATTGTATACCTTGGACAATGGCCACTTAATTATGAATCAGTCGAAACAGCTCCAAACTGGGAATATCAAAAAGTTAATACGAATTATTATGATAACCGCAGTGGCACTGGGGCATATAAAATCCATTATGTACAAGAAGCTCAAAAAATAGTTCGCGGCGGTTTAACAGCAAAAGTTGCAAATGCTGACCAAGTAAAGGATATGATGCTAATGAAAGCGATGCAAAAATCAAATTTACCTTTAGCATTTGAAACGATTATTGGAGCGGGTACAAAGAAAGATCAGGTGTATAATGTCAATCCAAAAATGCTTGGCTATTTGCACGGCTATGCACCTGCAATTAATGAAAAAGGGAAAGTTACATATGGTGAAGTGTATCTCATGCTTAAAGGACGCAAGCGGTCAATTCTAGTCAAAAATGTAACCACCCAAGGAATCAGTGCTTGGATTCCGATCCAAGACCACGTGACTTTTAAGTTTAGTGCAAGTGAACAGCCACAATAA
- a CDS encoding YihY/virulence factor BrkB family protein codes for MTFFKHLWKRFNEDDYSGIPAQLAYFFLLSLFPLLIVIVSLFPYLPITSEDLLVTVRDFAPAGAIDLIEKGLAEISQKNGTLLSLGIIGTLWSASNGINAIVKVINRSYNIDEDRTFIRKRIMAILLTVAMIVVIIVALILPVFGKHIGIFLFSQFELSSQFLTIWNALRFIVSAVIIFLIFIALYWMAPSKRFACRTAIPGAVFATIGWIITSFAFSYYVSNFSNYSTTYGSIGAVIVLMIWFYISGVIMIIGGDINAYFTIYRKKDC; via the coding sequence GTGACATTTTTCAAGCATCTTTGGAAAAGGTTTAATGAAGATGATTATTCGGGAATTCCAGCTCAGTTAGCCTATTTTTTCCTATTATCACTGTTTCCGCTTCTAATCGTTATTGTCTCACTATTCCCATACTTGCCCATTACCTCAGAAGATTTATTAGTTACCGTTCGTGATTTTGCCCCAGCAGGTGCAATTGACCTTATTGAAAAAGGACTGGCAGAAATTTCGCAAAAGAATGGTACGTTGTTATCTTTAGGGATTATTGGTACCCTTTGGTCTGCGTCCAATGGAATTAATGCTATCGTAAAAGTGATTAACCGTTCATACAATATTGATGAAGACCGAACCTTTATTAGAAAACGGATCATGGCCATTTTATTAACGGTTGCAATGATTGTTGTAATCATTGTGGCATTAATTTTACCTGTTTTTGGAAAGCACATTGGCATTTTTTTGTTTTCACAGTTCGAATTGTCTTCTCAATTTCTTACGATTTGGAATGCGTTACGTTTTATCGTCAGTGCTGTAATTATTTTTCTAATTTTTATCGCCCTGTATTGGATGGCACCTAGTAAACGGTTTGCCTGTAGAACAGCCATTCCAGGAGCAGTGTTCGCTACTATTGGCTGGATAATCACTTCTTTTGCCTTTTCTTATTACGTAAGCAACTTTAGTAATTATTCTACAACTTATGGGAGTATTGGGGCAGTTATCGTTTTAATGATTTGGTTTTATATTTCCGGTGTAATTATGATTATTGGTGGAGATATAAATGCTTATTTTACCATTTATCGAAAAAAAGACTGTTGA
- a CDS encoding helix-turn-helix domain-containing protein produces the protein MIGNRVKKLRQEKKLSLSEFAEKAGVAKSYLSSLERNLQTNPSIQFLEKIAAVLGVPVHNIIHEQPNKENLDSEWIKLVQEAMDSGVSKDQFKEFLEFTKWKESQ, from the coding sequence ATGATTGGTAATCGTGTTAAAAAATTACGCCAGGAAAAAAAGTTATCATTATCGGAGTTTGCCGAAAAAGCAGGAGTAGCAAAGTCATATTTAAGTTCACTTGAACGGAATTTACAAACAAACCCTTCCATTCAGTTTCTAGAGAAGATTGCTGCCGTATTAGGGGTCCCTGTTCATAATATTATTCATGAACAACCAAACAAAGAGAACCTAGACTCTGAATGGATAAAATTAGTTCAAGAAGCGATGGATTCTGGGGTGTCTAAGGATCAATTTAAAGAGTTTCTAGAATTTACGAAATGGAAGGAGAGTCAATAA
- a CDS encoding heavy metal translocating P-type ATPase has translation MNTEIQALERIQEISQEKETLLGQLKANGELVAAIICGILILSGWLFAHYEETTLSTMIYILAFIIGGYAKAKEGIIDTIENKQLNVEMLMILAAIGSAIIGYWTEGAILIFIFSLSGALETYAMNKSTKAISSLMEMQPHEALLLTNGKEKLVHVSQLNKGDFILIKPGERIPSDGKIVKGMTTIDEAAITGESIPVTKGLEEDVFAGTVNLNGSITVEITKLSNDTLFQKIIDLVQSAQSEKSPSQLFIERFEGNYVKFVLAAVVLMMFLPHYLLGWSWTETFYRAMVLLVVASPCALVASIMPATLSAISNGAKHGILFKGGIHLENLNHIKAIAFDKTGTLTKGKPEVTDVVVEDHLDENEILLYVASIENQSNHPLANAIVQYAKGKLEVELLAPEGIKDVAGWGVKAMIGIDEWKVGKASFVGIEGAKEFAQGAVHKLANEGKTTVFVQKNGEVVAIIALKDQVREETKLAIDQLKSQGIYTIMLTGDASTTAQAISAECHVDEFIAECLPENKVDHLKALNQKYGTVAMVGDGINDAPALATANVGIAMGGGTDVALETADVVLMKNDLPKISEAIQLSQRMNKIIKQNIIFSITVITILICSNFLQIVDLPLGVIGHEGSTILVILNGLRLLRS, from the coding sequence TTGAATACAGAAATCCAAGCATTAGAAAGAATTCAAGAAATTTCACAAGAAAAAGAAACTCTGTTGGGACAATTGAAGGCAAATGGGGAATTAGTTGCTGCGATTATTTGTGGAATTTTAATTTTATCAGGTTGGTTATTTGCCCATTACGAGGAAACGACCCTTTCCACTATGATTTATATTCTTGCTTTTATCATCGGAGGCTATGCAAAAGCAAAAGAAGGAATCATTGATACGATTGAAAACAAACAATTAAATGTTGAAATGCTCATGATTCTTGCAGCCATTGGCTCCGCAATTATTGGGTATTGGACAGAAGGTGCGATTTTAATTTTTATCTTTTCATTAAGTGGTGCTTTGGAAACTTATGCGATGAATAAAAGTACAAAGGCCATTTCTTCCCTAATGGAAATGCAACCACATGAAGCATTATTATTAACCAATGGGAAAGAAAAACTGGTTCATGTTTCCCAACTTAATAAGGGAGATTTCATTCTTATTAAACCAGGTGAAAGAATCCCTTCAGACGGAAAAATTGTAAAAGGCATGACTACCATTGATGAAGCTGCCATTACAGGAGAGTCAATTCCTGTAACAAAAGGATTAGAAGAAGATGTATTTGCGGGAACCGTCAATCTAAACGGATCGATTACGGTTGAAATTACAAAGCTGTCTAATGATACACTGTTTCAAAAAATTATTGATTTAGTCCAGTCTGCCCAAAGTGAAAAATCTCCTTCCCAGTTATTTATTGAGCGCTTCGAAGGCAATTATGTCAAATTTGTATTGGCAGCGGTTGTCCTTATGATGTTCTTACCTCATTATTTACTAGGTTGGAGCTGGACAGAAACCTTTTATCGGGCCATGGTATTACTCGTTGTAGCCTCACCTTGCGCACTTGTTGCATCGATTATGCCTGCTACATTATCAGCGATCTCAAATGGAGCGAAACATGGGATCTTATTCAAAGGTGGCATTCACTTAGAAAACTTGAACCATATTAAAGCAATTGCCTTTGATAAAACAGGTACATTAACAAAAGGGAAGCCTGAAGTAACTGATGTTGTTGTTGAAGACCATTTAGATGAAAATGAAATTTTACTTTATGTTGCATCGATTGAAAATCAATCCAATCATCCACTGGCAAATGCTATTGTTCAATATGCGAAGGGTAAACTTGAGGTCGAACTCCTAGCCCCGGAAGGAATAAAAGACGTTGCTGGCTGGGGAGTAAAAGCCATGATTGGCATTGATGAATGGAAGGTTGGAAAAGCTAGCTTTGTTGGAATAGAAGGAGCCAAGGAGTTTGCACAAGGAGCTGTTCATAAGCTTGCAAACGAAGGCAAAACAACTGTTTTTGTTCAAAAAAATGGAGAAGTCGTTGCGATTATTGCTCTTAAAGATCAAGTAAGAGAAGAAACGAAATTGGCAATTGACCAATTAAAGTCACAAGGGATTTACACAATTATGTTAACAGGAGACGCGTCGACAACCGCTCAAGCCATCTCTGCTGAATGTCATGTAGATGAGTTTATCGCTGAATGCTTGCCAGAAAATAAAGTAGATCACCTTAAAGCGTTAAATCAAAAATACGGTACGGTTGCTATGGTTGGTGACGGAATTAATGATGCACCTGCACTTGCTACAGCCAATGTTGGAATTGCAATGGGCGGTGGAACAGATGTCGCCTTAGAGACAGCAGATGTGGTTTTAATGAAAAATGACTTACCTAAAATATCTGAGGCGATTCAGCTTTCTCAACGGATGAATAAAATTATTAAACAAAATATTATTTTTTCCATTACTGTTATTACCATTCTGATCTGCTCTAACTTTCTACAAATAGTAGACCTGCCGCTTGGTGTTATTGGACATGAAGGAAGTACGATCTTAGTGATCCTGAACGGACTGAGGTTATTACGGTCTTAA
- the motB gene encoding flagellar motor protein MotB, protein MSRRRKKSKHEEHVDESWLLPYSDLLTLLVALFIVLFASSSIDMQKFQSLSNAFNAELTGGSGFFQYPSPIPEGTHGTSDEMPEAEKTQKEHYKKTPELTAEERQEQEKLSEIQNNINAYVQENGLSQQLNTSLTVEGLSLTIRDNILFDPGSAEVLPENIQVAQEISKLLEMDISRTIIISGHTDNVPMHNDEFASNWELSVMRAINFMKILLENPNLKPELFTARGSGEFQPITSNETAEGRAKNRRVEVLIQPVIDGGQEASRE, encoded by the coding sequence ATGAGTAGGCGCCGAAAGAAAAGTAAACACGAAGAACATGTAGATGAATCATGGTTGCTTCCATACTCTGACTTATTAACCTTGCTGGTTGCTTTATTTATTGTTCTATTTGCTAGTAGTTCCATCGACATGCAAAAGTTTCAATCACTATCGAATGCTTTTAATGCAGAACTAACAGGTGGATCGGGATTTTTTCAATATCCAAGCCCGATTCCAGAAGGAACCCATGGAACGAGTGATGAAATGCCTGAGGCAGAAAAAACACAAAAAGAACATTATAAAAAAACTCCTGAATTAACGGCGGAGGAGAGACAAGAACAGGAAAAATTGTCCGAGATTCAAAACAATATTAATGCATATGTTCAAGAGAACGGATTGTCACAACAATTAAACACATCGTTAACAGTTGAAGGGTTATCATTAACGATTCGAGATAATATCTTATTCGACCCCGGGAGTGCAGAAGTACTTCCCGAAAATATCCAGGTAGCTCAAGAAATATCAAAGTTGTTAGAAATGGATATATCGCGAACAATTATTATAAGTGGACACACAGACAATGTGCCGATGCATAATGATGAATTTGCTTCTAATTGGGAGTTAAGTGTAATGAGAGCCATAAACTTTATGAAAATCTTACTCGAAAATCCAAATCTAAAGCCCGAATTATTTACTGCCAGGGGATCTGGGGAGTTCCAGCCGATTACATCGAATGAGACGGCAGAAGGAAGAGCAAAAAATAGACGGGTTGAAGTTTTAATTCAGCCTGTTATCGACGGGGGTCAAGAAGCAAGTAGGGAATAA
- a CDS encoding SE1561 family protein, which translates to MGSPILDKQMQVSFLKQRLNMFLETLDSINPEDTDLDDIDRLIAMVDDLEAKVQEFKYRE; encoded by the coding sequence TTGGGAAGTCCGATTCTTGATAAACAGATGCAAGTGAGCTTTTTAAAACAACGATTAAATATGTTTCTTGAAACACTAGATTCAATTAATCCTGAAGACACTGATTTAGATGATATCGATCGATTAATTGCAATGGTTGATGACCTGGAAGCAAAAGTCCAAGAATTTAAATATCGTGAGTAG
- the map gene encoding type I methionyl aminopeptidase, with protein MIVLKSAREIEQMKEAGKILASVHKQLVKMIKPGVTTWEIEEFVESYLKKNGATPQQKGYRGYKYATCASVNDEICHGFPRKQALKTGDIVTIDMVVNYQGALADSAWSYGVGQISDSAEELLDVTKKALYIGIQQAQIGNRIGDIGHAIQTYVEGEGFSVVRDFIGHGIGTAIHEKPDVPHYGLPGKGPRIKEGMVFTIEPMVNVGTYRIKMDNNAWTARTEDGKLSAQYEHTIAITKSGPMILTDQDEI; from the coding sequence ATGATTGTATTAAAATCAGCGAGAGAAATTGAACAAATGAAAGAAGCAGGGAAAATTTTGGCTTCTGTTCATAAGCAGTTGGTTAAAATGATCAAGCCAGGGGTGACAACCTGGGAGATAGAAGAATTTGTAGAATCTTATCTTAAAAAGAACGGGGCAACCCCTCAGCAAAAAGGATACAGGGGCTATAAATATGCTACTTGTGCTAGTGTGAATGATGAAATTTGCCACGGATTCCCAAGAAAACAAGCATTGAAAACAGGTGATATCGTGACAATTGATATGGTGGTGAATTATCAGGGAGCATTAGCTGATTCAGCTTGGTCTTATGGTGTCGGGCAAATATCAGATTCAGCCGAGGAATTACTCGATGTCACTAAAAAAGCTTTATATATCGGAATACAACAAGCTCAAATTGGAAATCGAATTGGCGATATTGGCCATGCGATTCAAACGTATGTAGAAGGTGAAGGATTTTCAGTTGTTCGTGACTTTATCGGACATGGGATTGGTACAGCGATTCATGAAAAACCTGATGTTCCCCATTATGGGCTTCCTGGAAAAGGGCCAAGAATAAAAGAAGGAATGGTCTTTACCATCGAGCCTATGGTAAATGTCGGAACCTACCGAATAAAAATGGATAATAACGCTTGGACAGCAAGAACAGAGGACGGAAAATTATCTGCTCAATATGAACATACGATTGCCATTACTAAAAGTGGCCCCATGATATTAACTGATCAAGATGAAATTTAA
- a CDS encoding DUF1128 domain-containing protein — MDLSQKSVENVEFMIEKIKEKLKVMNLGAIKPSHFDENMYEELSDIYELVMKKDVFSPNEMQAIVEELGSLRK; from the coding sequence ATGGACTTATCACAAAAATCAGTTGAAAATGTTGAATTCATGATTGAAAAAATCAAAGAAAAATTAAAGGTGATGAACTTAGGAGCGATTAAGCCGTCTCATTTTGATGAAAATATGTACGAAGAATTATCTGATATATACGAACTTGTCATGAAAAAGGATGTATTCAGCCCTAATGAAATGCAAGCAATTGTAGAAGAACTAGGCTCATTAAGAAAGTAA